A genomic stretch from Plutella xylostella chromosome 14, ilPluXylo3.1, whole genome shotgun sequence includes:
- the LOC119693144 gene encoding uncharacterized protein LOC119693144 isoform X2 has protein sequence MNAASELIKTGKRSYIYLCSKAELLQILTDEGIDCNKNASIDTLRKQLSEHYKNKSKITTENKQHRMSMFGEIKPFDGDKWEVFVQQLECFILVNDISDDKKVPLLITKLTPKVFETLSCLCAPNKPTKLSYEELCTKLKEKYTKPVSTVLERAEFRRRKQLPRESIEDYALELRKMANRCNFKDIDDQLKEKFMDGVTSKVIKFELMKGSADLTLEACIQLARTVEAALLHTGDAPETTEVFFTQEQRKPNMRMKIKKNNNANTEMHCFCCGKNNHIKSQCSLAKKFCSECGQQGHIYRMCQRRKREAHVLEAQTPEEVKEEPVENIRNLYDETYAVHSMHGEM, from the exons ATGAACGCAGCATCTGAGTTAATTAAAACAGGCAAGAGATCATACATCTATCTCTGTTCAAAGGCAGAATTACTCCAAATTTTAACGGATGAAGGCATAGATTGCAACAAAAATGCTAGTATCGACACACTTAGAAAGCAGTTAAGTGaacactataaaaataaatcgaaAATAACAACAGAAAATAAGCAACACAGAATGTCGATGTTTGGCGAAATAAAGCCGTTTGACGGCGATAAATGGGAGGTGTTTGTACAACAGCTGGAATGTTTCATATTAGTTAATGATATCTCTGATGACAAGAAGGTGCCTTTGCTTATAACCAAACTAACACCAAAGGTATTTGAAACATTAAGTTGCTTATGTGCACCGAATAAACCCACAAAACTAAGTTATGAAGAATTGTgtacaaaattaaaagaaaaatatacaaaaccaGTCTCAACAGTATTGGAAAGGGCTGAGTTTAGACGAAGAAAACAACTACCACGTGAAAGTATAGAAGACTATGCATTGGAACTTAGAAAAATGGCAAATCGttgtaattttaaagataTTGATGACCagttaaaagaaaaatttatGGATGGAGTAACCTCAAAAGTAATTAAGTTCGAGCTAATGAAGGGCTCTGCAGATTTAACTTTAGAAGCCTGCATACAACTGGCTCGCACAGTGGAAGCCGCTCTTCTCCACACAGGTGATGCTCCTGAAACCACTGAGGTTTTTTTTACCCAAGAACAACGTAAACCCAATATgagaatgaaaataaaaaaaaataacaatgctAATACAGAAATGCATTGTTTCTGTTGTGGAAAAAACAATCACATTAAGTCACAATGTTCATTAGCCAAGAAATTCTGCTCAGAATGTGGTCAACAAGGGCACATATATAGGATGTGCCAAAGAAGAAAACGTGAGGCTCATGTCTTGGAGGCACAAACACCGGAGGAAGTAAAGGAGGAACCAGTAGAAAATATAAGAAACTTATACGATGAAACTTATGCTGTTCACAGT ATGCACGGAGAAATGTAA
- the LOC119693144 gene encoding uncharacterized protein K02A2.6-like isoform X1, whose translation MSKKLTDIPNTIVFIDNIYIKGSSLQDTWDTLCKVLTKLNECEFKLKPEKCKLFVTSLDVFGFRVDKHGVNIIKSNIEPLINAKAPTNLTLLKSFLGKLNYYSRFLKNMATIITPLYECTKKDKFNWTPECESAFKLIKEKLASANNLKHYDPQLPLILTCDASDTGLAAVLSNRDHNGMVQPIAYASKKLNDVEKKYATIDKEAMAVIFGITKFYNFIYGREFELETDNAALVRIFGPTKSIPKMAAKRLQHYAIFLSAFNYKVRHIKTSLNPADFLSRTAVDVEEENINVIHSLCASTNLSNICHVNDSEMESLNWKIIQKETKKDQILSKIIRYMVDGWPDKTNLPKELLPYFNRHIELSVDRGCVFWGYRLLIPSVLRSSVLTELHRSHFGIIRMKEIARSYFWWPNLDTEIDEISKNCIVCLQNSKSPSKIQKPWPIPPSPWYRIHADFLGPFNNKMFLVVVDSYSKWPEVFEMSNITSGRTIEAFKHIFARYGFPVHLVTDNGRSFTSSEFRDFIKMAQIKHTFSAPYHPATNGAAERFVETFKSAITKIKEGGNSLAYAINLFLSDYRSTPQRTTGVSPARLMLGRELRNRFSLLRPPPLTEDIYNKVQSREQGNRETKFEVGQKVMVKDYRRDSKPWVQGLIIEESIPNVTYIVDVEGMRWKRHVNQMVTCSDLLDLG comes from the coding sequence ATGTCTAAAAAATTAACAGATATTCCCAACactattgtatttattgataatatatatataaaagggAGCAGCTTACAGGACACATGGGACACCTTATGTAAAGTcctaacaaaattaaatgaatgTGAATTTAAACTGAAACCTGAAAAGTGTAAATTGTTTGTGACCAGTCTTGATGTATTTGGATTCAGGGTAGATAAACATggtgtaaatattataaaatcaaacaTTGAACCGCTGATAAATGCTAAAGCACCTACAAATTTAACTCTACTCAAATCCTTTTTGgggaaattaaattattactctCGATTTCTGAAAAATATGGCTACCATCATCACCCCATTGTATGAATGTACCAAAAAAGATAAGTTTAATTGGACACCAGAATGCGAGAGTGCATTTAAACTTATTAAGGAAAAACTAGCTTctgcaaataatttaaaacattatgatCCGCAGCTGCCTTTAATTCTAACTTGTGATGCTTCTGACACAGGGTTAGCTGCGGTGTTATCGAATAGAGACCATAATGGTATGGTTCAGCCTATTGCTTATGcaagtaaaaaactaaatgaTGTAGAAAAGAAATATGCAACAATTGATAAAGAAGCAATGGCAGTCATTTTTGGAATAACTAAGTtctataactttatttatggaCGGGAGTTTGAATTGGAAACAGATAATGCAGCTTTAGTGAGGATTTTTGGCCCAACAAAGAGCATTCCAAAAATGGCTGCTAAAAGGTTGCAACATTatgcaatatttttatcagCATTTAACTATAAAGTGAGACATATCAAAACATCTTTGAACCCGGCAGATTTTTTGTCTAGAACTGCTGTAGATGTAGAggaagaaaatataaatgtaataCATTCTCTTTGTGCAAGTactaatttaagtaatatttgtcATGTGAATGATTCAGAAATGGAATCCTTAAACTGGAAAATAATACAGAAGGAAACAAAAAAGGATCAAATATTatctaaaataataagatatatGGTTGACGGTTGGCCTGACAAAACCAATTTACCAAAAGAACTGTTACCATATTTTAACAGGCATATTGAGTTATCAGTTGATAGGGGTTGTGTATTTTGGGGCTATCGCTTGTTAATTCCATCAGTTCTGCGTAGTTCCGTATTAACTGAATTACACAGGAGCCATTTTGGAATCATTCGCATGAAGGAAATTGCTAGATCTTATTTTTGGTGGCCTAACTTGGATACTGAGATAGATGAAATATcaaaaaattgtattgtatgtttgCAAAATAGTAAATCTCCTTCTAAAATACAGAAACCATGGCCTATACCCCCTTCTCCGTGGTATAGAATTCACGCTGACTTTTTAGGGccatttaataacaaaatgtttttagTGGTGGTTGACAGTTACTCAAAATGGCCAGAAGTTTTTGAAATGTCAAACATTACCTCAGGTCGTACCATTGAAGCATTTAAGCATATTTTTGCACGATATGGATTTCCGGTACACTTAGTTACAGATAACGGTAGATCCTTTACCAGCTCTGAATTTCGGGACTTTATAAAAATGGCTCAGATTAAGCACACATTTTCAGCTCCGTACCACCCAGCCACAAATGGTGCTGCTGAGAGATTTGTGGAAACATTCAAATCAGCTATAACTAAAATCAAAGAAGGTGGTAACAGCTTGGCTTATGCTATAAACCTGTTTCTTTCGGATTATAGGAGCACACCTCAGCGAACTACGGGTGTTTCACCAGCTCGCTTAATGCTGGGGAGAGAACTCCGGAACCGTTTCAGTTTACTGCGTCCACCACCACTAACTGAAGatatatacaataaagttCAAAGTAGAGAGCAAGGAAATAGAGAAACTAAATTTGAGGTCGGCCAAAAAGTTATGGTCAAAGATTATAGAAGGGATAGTAAGCCATGGGTTCAGGGCCTCATTATTGAGGAATCGATTCCTAATGTAACATACATAGTAGATGTAGAAGGGATGAGATGGAAGAGACATGTCAATCAAATGGTTACTTGCTCTGATCTTTTAGACCTAGGTTAG